GCATATTGGCACCTATCGCCTCCACCCAAACCGCAGCAGCATGTCGCGAGAAAACCGTGGAAGCACCTCTTCCATTAATTTTCATCCTGTCCATTTATTTTGATCTGCATGAGTATCAAGTTGTGAAAGATGGCTACTATATGCTTTTTGAAAGGTAGATAAGCAACTTATCTTTAAAGCCATATTAAGTACATGTAtagctttttttttaacatcCATCAACATTTGTTGACATTtatctacatttttttttacaaaatatgCTTTAATTGTTACCAACATTTCTTGACGCTAGCCAATATTTGTTTATATGTACCAACATTTTGTTAACTTCTTTTACACTTACCAACATTatttctcaacatttttttacacTCACCAGCATTTTTTGCATccatcaatatttttttgacatttaccaacttttttttaaaagatgTTGAGCTAGTTATTTGACTACTGTTGGGTTATCGGGAAATCCGTGTGGGATGGGCTTGCGACCATGCCTGACCCGTCAGGCAAATCTTTCGGCCTGTTGTCTGTCAGGGCTGTGACTGAGATTGGGCCAAAATCTGATCCGAGGCCTCACTGAGAGCCCAGCCCACCTGCCGCCGCTTtcctcccttccccttccccgttTTGCTGTCGCCGCCGGCATCCTTCCCCTTCCTTCCACGGTTCCACCTAATTCCGTAGAACGGCGGCCGCCAGGCAAACACCTGGTGCTCCTGGTTCCATCCGAGGAAGAGAAAAAGGGCACGCACTCAGATCTCCGACAACGCGTGGATTGGATCGGTAATCCATCCTAATTTACGGTTTGTTCTCGTTGGTAAGAAACCCTAGCAAGATGAAATTACGGGGGAAGAGACACCCGTGAGATAGAGCCTGCACGATGGTTTATTACATTTTAGGCGTGGATTTTGAACCGGGAGATAGAGCTTACCTGCTTGGCTGCTTCTATGAGCAGTCAAGTTGGCTGTTTAACTGAAAACCCATCCCCCAACGCTAATTCCATCCTGCACGAGGGCACACTATTATTTTCCTGAGATGTTAAATTCCTTTTCTCCATTTTCCATGTTTTCATTGTGAGGTCCTAGCTGCTCAAAAGTACAAATGTTGCTAGTGTCATGGTGAATAAGATATATAGCAATGTACAACTTCTCTGAAAGTTACCATTCCCTATCCTGTCATTTTCATAGACTCCCACGGTTGGTTCAGGCGTTGGTCCTTTCTGTAAATCACGACTCGTCTCATAATATGAGGACCATGTTGTGAGGCATTTGGTTCTTCAATCTTCATGGTTCCTTACTTTAACTGTGTTTCAAGGAGGGTCACTTCGTTGTCTTTGAACACATATACACCTGTTGGTTGGGGTAGCTGTGGCGGGCAAAAAATTTCAGAATTTTTCTTACTAGCCGGTGGCCGCTCCAACTGACATTATTGTCACCTGCCAATCAGGTGACTTTCCGTTGTCCATAGCAGAGAAAAGATGGTTAATGCAATCAAGTGGTTGTTCATCTCCTGGTAAGCTCATGagaaaagtattttttttttgagggggtctATAATCCGCACTATTGCCATTTCTTCTTCTCAGCGATATTCCAATGGCACAGTTCATTGTTAATCTGAATGCTTCAATGCCTGCATTGGAGAGGTTCATCGTGCACATGCTCGATCCCACACACATGTTTGTTCATCCTCATGTGGCTGAGATGATCAGAAGCAAGATAGCAGAGTTCAGGAACCAGAACAGTTACGAGAAGCCTCAGTGAAGGATCATCCTACCCAGCATTTCCTGTGTCACCCTCTGTGTAGATATATTGGCTAATATCCATGTAGAATGCTATGTTGTAGTATGGATGGATGCCATGCCTCCTGATGATCTAGAAATGATACTTGTTTTGCATTACAAAATAGTGACTTGTTCTGACTCCTTGGAGAGCCTTTTATCtgctgatgcatcatgtggtgcatatAAATTGAGCGTTCAACTTGGTTGCTGGTGGTCCTCAATGCGGGAGGACCATTGAGGACCCTTAGCCGAGTCGCCGTTGCCAACTCTGAAATTCCATTGCTTTACACTAAAAGCTCATGCATAAGTGCATGCTATCGTTtgacaaacaaactcattttcaTCACATGGAAAAAGCGGGTGTGCAGATTGTTAACAGTtccgaaaaaaaaaagctgctaCAATCTCGCCGTTTCTACCATATCAAGGGTGGCTAGTGGATACTAAAGTTCTATCATGCAACAATCTAGATGGTAATTACAGAAATATGCATAGCAGTAAAGCCACTTGTAGAGGTAAACGTGATCTGATTGGAGCTTCAAGGAGTTAAACACACTAGCCTGATTTTATAGAATGCTTGTGTCCAGCAGAACCATCTTTATCTTTTCATAGAACGCTTAAAACGAAATCAAATGATAAAAACAAGCACCAAAAAATAATTGCGTATCAACTACTTGAAGGTTCAAAATAGCACATGACTTCACTGTTCAGAACAGCCCCATGGCAATGCATGCGTCCAGCAGGCACGTCTACATCTTTTGATAGAATGCTTACAGCAATGGTTTTCTGTAGCCTAAAATGTAAGAAATCAAGCCTCAGCAGCAGCAATCTGTAGCCTAAAATGTAAGAAATCAAGCCTCAGCAGCCTCAGCATTGCGCTTCCGCGCCTCCTCGATAATACTGAGCTTGATACCCTTGCCCTTGGGAAGAGACACCCACGGCTTCTTGTCCTTGCCGATGGTGAACACGTTGCCCATGCGGGTGGCAAACTGGTGGCCGAGTGAATCCTCGACGTGGATGGTCTCAAAGCTGCCCTTGTGCTTCTCCCTGCTCTTGATCACCCCAACACGCCCAGTGTTCCTTCCACCAGTCACCATCACGACATTCCCAACATCAAACTTGATGAAGTCAACAATCTTGTTGGTGTCCAGGTCGATCTTAATGGTGTCATTGGCCTTGATGAGAGGGTCTGGGTAGCGGATTGTGCGTCCATCATAGGTGTTCAGGAAAGGGATGCCCTTCTGCCCAAACTGCACAGACCGCACCTTGCAAAGCTTGAACTGCAAAACAGGAAAAGATCTCAGTCTAAGAAGAAACTTGTCTTTCCCAACATTAGCTTTATGGTCAAGAGATAACCTTGATAGGATTTTGAAACaaaacattgaaaaaaaaacctaGATTTCAGTAACCAAAAGAATAAACGTGAAGGAACTACATTGGCACAGAAGGTTATAGACTCTGCCAAACAAAAGGCTTTGGGGAAGCTAAATAATTCCAGATATGAATCTCGCATAGAAGACATGAATCGGATTTTTAACTTCAATTCCTTAGTTGAAGAAACAGAAATGATCATATAATCACATCCCTCAACATGGGAAAAAAACTACAAGCCATGGAGCAGGACAACAGGCCTTGGAAATTTTGGTGGTAAGTTTGTGCCAGATATTCTATGGCAATGTTGGTGCTGAGATACTATGGGAACCAGTGATGAGTACAAACCTTAGCCTCATCATCCCTGATACTGTGGAGACGGAAGCGTCCCTTAGTGTCATAGAGAAGGCGGAAATTCTCTCCAGTCTTAGGAATCGATACAACATCTGCAGGAAAAACGTAATTGATAATTGAATCTGATGGCCATAGCATTAGCATTGTCATTATGCACAGAAAATCAGGATCCAGCACGCAGCTTACCCATGAATCCAGATGGATATGTCTTGTCGGTCCTGACCTTGCCATCAACCATAACCTGACGCTGCATCAAGATTGAAATAACTTCACGGTAGGTTAAGGCATACTTCAACCTGTTCCTGAGGATAAGGATCAAAGGCAAGCACTCCCTGGCTTTGTGGGGACCAGATGAAGGCTTGGGTGCCTGCAAAACAGAAAAACATGATTGAGCAAAGATAAAGCATTATCCAGTAAGTGATTAAACCTCACATTACAAGTTTAAGATGAATGAACATACAAATGCTCCACCAAGCTTGTCAAGCATCCAATGCTTAGGAGCATTGAGCCTCTTCAGATGTTTCTTCAAACCCCTTGCCTGTATAAAACAATAAGAAAATTATTAAACATTACAACAAATAAAATGATGTGTTCAGCTGAAAGTGATAATAAgcacaaataaaaaaagaagttGCACAAGCTGCTGCACTCGGAATAAAGGATGAAATGATTTTA
This sequence is a window from Setaria italica strain Yugu1 chromosome III, Setaria_italica_v2.0, whole genome shotgun sequence. Protein-coding genes within it:
- the LOC101759290 gene encoding 40S ribosomal protein S4 → MARGLKKHLKRLNAPKHWMLDKLGGAFAPKPSSGPHKARECLPLILILRNRLKYALTYREVISILMQRQVMVDGKVRTDKTYPSGFMDVVSIPKTGENFRLLYDTKGRFRLHSIRDDEAKFKLCKVRSVQFGQKGIPFLNTYDGRTIRYPDPLIKANDTIKIDLDTNKIVDFIKFDVGNVVMVTGGRNTGRVGVIKSREKHKGSFETIHVEDSLGHQFATRMGNVFTIGKDKKPWVSLPKGKGIKLSIIEEARKRNAEAAEA